In Primulina huaijiensis isolate GDHJ02 unplaced genomic scaffold, ASM1229523v2 scaffold206580, whole genome shotgun sequence, the DNA window CCCAAGGTTCATCATAGCCATTAATTTATAAAACCTTGCTATTGATGAAGGTCTGGGCTGCATGGCATGAAAGATGACAAGAACAATGACCAGAACCCAGAAATATTCTTGATCATCGCCATACTCTACAAAATTTTAGCAACTTGCTACCTGCTTTTGAATGCTAACTAATTAGGGTTAGTTCAATCCTAGTACGTGGGTAGTGTCCCTAACATTTTATCTAATGGCTACTAGAGAATTCACATCAATTTTTTGTATTCGCATTGAGCAACGAGAAATAATACATAGTCTCTTTATAATCATTTGGATTAGATATTTGAGTATTACCTCAAGTGTAGGGTGAAATAAATCCTAATTAGACGAGATCACGGTTTATATCTTTTTTATGCAAACCGTGACCTGAAACAAGAACCTACCTCGAAATTTGAGTACGGGATCTTTTTTTTGCCTTGTTTTCAAAACCCTGACCTTATTTACTttctattttgataaattgattAACATTGTTATTCCTTTTTTCACCGCTAAAAATACTAAAGAGAAGACACTGATTATAATACTTTCGAACCATGTCTTATTTCATACACAAATTACAACAAATGTTACACACAATTTTGTAATAGATACAACATATCTATACAGGCTATTATTCTTGTCTACGTTCTCTCTGTgcatttctctttttctttctattCTACGGCCTTAAAAGCCTTGTTGGACTAGGATTTGAGGCTATCCATGTTGCAATCACATCTACAAGCCCGTCCAAATCCTTGGAATTTTCAGCGAAAATTCTCGAGTCTGTGCTGAACGTGTTGCCCACTTCTTTGGCGACGACCTCCCAGGGTGTACCAGCGGTTAATGTCACCAGAAGCTCTCCGCTCCGGCTGACAGCATTTGCCATTGCTGGGGGAACATCAAAAGGAGCCTGAAATTGAGAATATCGACAAATAagagttttgttttcaaaatcttACCTGGGGAGACATATTTTCATCCTAAAATTAAAGTACTTGCCAAATAGTATATGAGAGCATATCTCTGATTCCTACATATCGTGAACATTTTAAATTATGGCTCACCTGTTGCAGAGGCAGCCCATGATCCCCAGGCAACAAACGGATAGACATGTCCAGCATTGAACTGATGGCAGAATCTGAAGTAAGAACCTGGGTTAGTACTGAAGTCTCATCAATGGTATCATCTTTGAACTTTATCAGAAGATTCCTTGAGATGCCATAGTAAGACCTGATCTGTCAATTACACAaccaaataaaataacttatagACATTATTCTTGTCACGATTGACGGGTATTAGTTTTTACCAAATAATGCATTTTGCTCTGAAAACTTTTTCTCGAGAATTTCCCAAATTTCATAATAACCAGCCAGAATCCAACCCAAACTAATATCCGAAGAACATAAGCtagatttaataatatttagcCCTCACAGCacatgaaaattaataaaacacACCAACTATGATAGAAAGGTAGCCATCTCATGATTATCATTGTTTATCGCTATGATATTggaaataataatgaaaatttgGACTCTACCAACGGGAAACATGGTTTACCAGACGC includes these proteins:
- the LOC140966469 gene encoding uncharacterized protein, translating into MDLAKGRENFSPKPEETQRLIRSYYGISRNLLIKFKDDTIDETSVLTQVLTSDSAISSMLDMSIRLLPGDHGLPLQQAPFDVPPAMANAVSRSGELLVTLTAGTPWEVVAKEVGNTFSTDSRIFAENSKDLDGLVDVIATWIASNPSPTRLLRP